Part of the Halogeometricum sp. S3BR5-2 genome, CGATGGTCGAACTGCTCGCGCCCGCTCTCCTGTTCGTCTTCGTCCTGTTCGTCGGCCTCGTCGTCAACAGTTCGCGGTACGGCGAACGGGCGGTCGGCCACTTCGACTACGTGATGACGCAGATTCCCGGCGTCGGGTCGGTCTACGACAGTTTTCGGCGCATGAGCGACGTGATGCTCGACAGCGACGCCCAGAACTTCCGCGAGGTGAAACTGGTCGAGTTCCCCCACGAGGGCGCGTACACGCTGGGGTTCGTCACCACCGACACGCCGGACGTGCTCAGCACGCCCGTCGGCCACCCCGACATGAAGACGCTGTTCCTCCCGTTGGCGCCGAACCCCGTGATGGGCGGCCACCTCGTCCACCTCCCCGCGGACCGCGTCATCGACGTGGACATGACCGTCGAGGAGGGCATCCGAACCGTCGTGACCAGCGGCGTCGCCGTCTCCGACTCGGGCGCCGGGTCGGACGCCGGCCTCTCGGAGTCCCAACTCCGCGATATCGCGGGCGCCGCCGCCGCCGACGGGCGGGCGCGTTCGACGCCCGAAGGCGACTACGGCCACCGGCGCGACCCCGTCGACACCGACAGGACGACGGCGTACGACCGGCAAGTCGACCCCGAGCACACCGACACCCCGAACCACCTCGCGGCGCGGGAGGGGGCCGACGCGGGTGCGGGGGCCGGCGAACCGCACGGCCCGCGCGACCCCCCGGAGGCGCGCTCCCGGCCGCCGGAAGAGCGGGAGTCCACCGCGGGGACGCCCGCGGAGATGGCGGGTCGGTCCGCCGACGAGGCCGAGGGGACGGACCGCACCCCGGCCGGCGTGACCGCCGACGACGCCCGCGAGCGAGCGAGCAACGACGCCCGCGACCGCTCGACCGACGACGCTCGCCCGCCCGCCGACCGAAAGCGGGACGGGGACGGCGACGAGGAACCCACGGCATGAGCTTCGAACTCCGCGACCACACCGCCGACGTGGCCGTCGCCGCGTCCGCACCGTCGCTGTCGGACCTGTTCGCCGCCGTCGCCGACGGCCTCGCCGCCGCCGGGTGCGAGGAGATTCCGGATGCCGGCGGGGAGCGCTTTCCGATAGAAGTGCGCGCCGAGGGCGTCGAGGCCCTCCTGTTCGACTACCTCGACCAACTGGTGTACGAACGCGACGTGCGCGCGGTCCTCCCCGTCGACAACGAGGCCGAAGTGAGAAGCGAGGGCGAGGAGTGGACGCTCTCGGGGTCCGCGCGCGGCGTCCACCTCGCGGACGTGGACGCCCGAGAGGTGAAGGCCGTGACGTACTCGGAGATGCGCGTCGCGGAGACGGACGACGGCTGGGAGGCGTACGTCGTCTTCGACGTGTAGCGCCGGTGGTTATCGAACCCGTCGCCCGTGACCCGCGCGACCCGCGGACGGAATCCTATTCACCCGCCCCGTCGAACTCACATCCATGACCGACGACGACGTGAAGGAGTTCGGCGACATTCGCCTCGAACGCGTCCGCGAGCACGTCTGGGAGATGCCGCGCGAAGGGGAGATGCGGGTCCCCGCGCGCGTCCTCGCCAGCGAGCAACTGCTCGAACAGATCCGACAGGACAAGACGCTCGAACAACTGCGGAACGCGACGCACCTGCCGGGGATGACGAAGTACGCCATCTGCATGCCCGACGGACATCAGGGGTACGGCTTCCCCGTCGGCGGCGTCGGCGCGACCGACACGGAGAACGGCTGTATCTCGCCCGGATCGGTGGGCTACGACATCAACTGCCTTTCGGGCGACTCGGAGGTGCTCTTGGAGTTCGGTCGCCGCCGTCCGATCCGGGAGTTGTGGCGGGACTTCGAGGAGCAACGAGCCGTCGTCGCCGCCGACGAGGACGCTCGCTCTCGGATTCGGCTGTTCACCGAGGAGGGAGACAAGACCGTCTACGAGGTGCGGACGAACGCGGGCGACGAGATAGAGGCGACGGCCGACCATCCGTTCTCGACGCCCGAGGGGATGCGGACGCTCGACTCACTCGAAGTCGGGGAGACGGTACGCACTCGCCCGTTCGTCGGACTGCCGGACGAGGACCCGCCGGAGTTCGTCGTTCTCGACGAGGACGACTTCGCGGGCGAGGACCCGCAACTCGTTCGCGGGCTGAAAGACCGCGGTCTGTTGCCCCTGAAGTCGACCGACGACGCGTTCAATCGCCTCCTGAAGCTGGTCGGGTTCCATACGGGCGACGGGTCGTTCAGCGGCAATCAGTCCTGGTTCTACGGGTCTCCCGAGGACCTCGAATCGATTCGAGCGGACATCGAAGCGGTCGGCTACACCGCCTCGAGAATCTACGAACGGGACCGCGAACACGAGATAGACGGGAATCGGTTCGAGCGAACCGAGTACAGCACTCGCGGGTCAGCGAAGGGATTCAAACAGTTGCTCGTCCGCCTCGGTGCGCCCGACGGGCGAAAGACGGAATCGGCGTTCACCGTCCCCGACTATCTCGACAGGCTCGCAGACTGGCAGAAGGCGCTCTACTTTTCGGCGTTCTTCGGCGCGGAGATGAGCGCGCCGGCCGCGATGGCGGCGAAGAACCTGTACTGCCCGTCGGTCTCTCACAATCGGGTCGCCGACCTCGAAGAGCACGGCGAAGCGTTCGTGCGGGGGTTGATGCGTCACCTGAACGAACTCGGCGTCCGGACGAACGCGCTGGAGGAGGTCGAGCGAACCGAGACGACGGCCGGCGAGACCGTTCGGTTCCGGTTCGGCGTTCAGAACGACTCCGAGAACCTCGTTCGGTTCTTCAGCCGCATCGGGTACCGATACAATCGACAGAAGGCGAAACGCGCGGCGCTGGCGACGGCGTACCTCCGACGGAAAGAACGCGTCATCGAAGAGCGAGCGCGAATCGCAGAGGAAGCCCGCGCGTTGGCCGACGGCGGCGTCGCACCGAAAGAGATCAAAGCGCGGTTCGACGTGAACGAGCGATTCGTCGAACGGAGTCTGTACGGCGGGCGTGAGGGGCGTCCGCGACCCCCAGCTGACTTCCCCGACTACGAAGCGTTCTGTTCGCAGCGAACCGTTCGAGACGACCTGACGGTCGAAGCCGAAATCGAGACCATCCGGGAGAAGGGTCGGAAAACGGTGTACGATATCGGCGTCACACACGACGCTCACAACTTCGTCGCCAACGGATTCGTCGTCTCCAACTGCGGCGTGAGAATGATGAAGACGAACCTCACGTACGCCGAGTTGGAGGGGAAGGAGGAGGAACTCGTCGACTCGTTGTTCGCCAACGTCCCCTCGGGTCTCGGCGGCGGCGGCATCGTGCAGGGCGACGTGGACGCCGTCGAGGGCGTCCTCGACCGCGGCGTGGACTGGGCGTTGGAGCACGGCCACGCCGTCGAGGACGACTTGGCCCACTGCGAGGACGAGGGCCGACGACCGGACGCCGACTCCGACGCCGTCTCGCAGAAGGCCAAGGACAGGGGGAAGAACCAACTCGGCAGCCTCGGGTCGGGCAACCACTTCCTCGAAGTCCAGCGCGTGACCGACGTCTTCCGGGAGGACGTGGCGGGCGAGTTCGGTCTGGAGGAAGACCAGATAGTCGTGCTCATCCACTGCGGGTCGCGGGGACTGGGCCACCAGGTGTGCTCGGACTACCTGCGGAAGATAGAGAAGGAGCACGGGGACCTCTTGGAATCGCTCCCGGACAAGGAACTGGCCGCCGCGCCGGCCGGGTCCCGACTCGCGGAGGAGTACTACGGCGCGATGTGCGCCGCCATCAACTTCGCGTGGGTGAACCGCCAACTCATCATGCACCGGACGCGGCGGGTGTTCGAGCGGGTGTTCGGCCGCGACTGGGAGGCGATGGAGATGGACCTGCTGTACGACGTGGCGCACAACATCGCCAAGAAGGAGGTGCACGACGTGGGGGGCGAGGAGCGCGAACTGTACGTCCACCGGAAGGGGGCGACGCGCGCGTTCCCGGCCGGGCGACCGGAACTCCCCTCGGCGTACCGCGACGTGGGCCAACCCGTCATCATCCCGGGGAGCATGGGCGCCGGGAGCTACGTCCTGCGCGGCGGCGAGCGCTCCTTGGAGCAGACGTTCGGGTCGACGGCGCACGGCGCGGGCCGGACGATGAGTCGGACGCAGGCCAAACAGGAGTACTGGGGCGAGACGGTGCGGGACGAACTCCGCGACCAGCAGAAGATATACGTCAAGGCGCAGTCGGGCGCCACCGTCGCGGAGGAGGCGCCGGGCGTCTACAAGGACGTGGACGAGGTGGTGCGCGTCTCGGACGAACTCGGAATCGGGGACAAGGTGGCCCGGACGTTCCCGGTGTGCAACATCAAGGGCTGAATCGGGGTTCGACCCCGAATCCGCGACTCACGCGCGAGTCGGGTTCGCCGGCGCGTCGGCGCGGTCCTCGCGGCGCTTGTAGAAGTAGTACGCGAGGGCCGCGAGACCGACGAACAGGGCGGCGACGCCCTCCTGCGGGACGCCGCCCGCGAGGAGCGTCGTCGTCACGTCGGCGAGACCGAGGGCCGCGAGCAGGAGGCCGCCGCCGAGTACCCACGCGCGGTTGTCGTTTCTGAGCTGCTGGTACTCGCCGGCCTCGATGAGCGCCATCTCCTTTTCGTGTTCGAGGCGGGTGAGGTAGAAGGCGAGGCCGAGAGCGCCGAGGGCGAAGACGGCGAACGGAACGAAGAACGCGGCGTCGCCGACGATGGACTGGATGATGAGAGTCATATCGCACTCTCAGACGCGCGCCGAGGAGATATACCCCGCGTGAGCGGTGCTGACTCCCCTACGGTCCGTTCGGTCCCTTCGGTCCGCTCGGCCCCCGCGGTCCCGACCGCGGTCCGCTCCCGATGTCGACGTACTCGGACTCGGGGACGGGGTCGACCTCTTGGCCGTCCTCGAAGCGGACGAACGAGAGGTAGAAGGGGCTCCCGCAGGGCGACTCCAGCGCCGGGTTCTCCACGTCGTCGGCCCCGCTCACCTCGCCCGTCCAGCGCAGGCCGTCGGCGTCGCTCTCGCCGCAGACGAGGCGGACGCCGTCGGCGTCCCCGTCCTCGAACGACTCGCCGGGGTCGGCGTACTCCCACCCCGTCAGCGGGTACGGCGTGACGGACTTATCGGAGAGGTAGCCGTCGCGTTCGAGTTCGACGACGGCCCCGCAGTGCGGGCAGTAATACCTGACCGGATAACTCATCGCCGGAGGTTGGCGCGTCAGCGACTTAACGCCCTCGTCGGCGCGGCGGGGCGCGAGGAAGTTCGACGCTCGGCGGCCGAAACTCAGACCTCGGACGGCCCGCCGTCGACGTAGCGGAAGGCGACGTTCGCCCGTTCGGCGGTCACCTCGTCGCGCCGCGAGTCGCCGACGAACACGGCGTCCGCGGGGTCGGCGTCTATCCGTCGGAGCGTCTCCAAGAGCGGTTCGGGGTCGGGCTTCCGCGTCGCCACGGTGTCGCGGCCGACGACGGCGTCGACGCCCGCCGTCAGGTCGTGCGCGTCGAGGGCGAGGCGACAGGCGTCCTCGCAGTTGAGCGAGCAGACGCCCTCCCGGTCGAACGCGCCGACTCGGTCGGCCGACGCGAGGCGCGCCGAGCGCCGCGCCCCGTCGCGTTCGTGGTCGGCGACGACCGCCTCGACGTCGTCCCGCATCCCGTGTTCGTCCGCGAGGTCGAGCATCGCCCACAGGTCCATCCCGCCGGCGTCGACGCCCGCCGCCCGGAAGGTCTCTTCCGCCTCCGCGGCGACGGCGTCCCAGTTCACGGCGAGGTGGACGAGCGTTCCGTCGAGGTCCCAGACGACCGCGTCGTACTCCGCCGAGAGTCCGAGCGGTCCCGTTTCGTTCGACATGCCCGAACTGTCGGCCCCCGCGCGAAAGACCGCTTCGGTCGGACTTTTCAGTGTGGGTCCCCCACGTAGGGTATGACCGAACTCGCCGGTCAACACGAACGGACCGCGTCCGACCGCCTCGACGCTCAGCGGCCGCGTTGCCGCCGATGCGGACGCCGTCCGGCGAGTTCCGACCCCCGGACCCGACCGCCGAACCGAACGGCGCCGACCGACCGACGAGCGGGGAATCATGGCTCGGCGTAGCGGACGCGAACGCGGACTGTTCGGCCGCCTCCGCGACGCCGTCGCCCGCGTCCGCGAGGACGTGGCGGCGATTCAGGAACGCGACCCCGCCGCGGGCGGGACGCTCGACGTACTCCTCTTCTACCCCGGCATGACGGCGGTGTGGACCCACCGGGTCGCACACGCCCTCTGGAAGCGGGACCGCCGATTCGCCGCGCGCCTGCTGTCGCACTCGGCCCGCCTCCTCACGGCCGTCGAGATACACCCCGGCGCGGAACTCGGCCGCCGCGTCACCATCGACCACGGCGCGGGCGTCGTCGTCGGCGAGACGGCCGACGTCGGCGACGACGTACACTTCTATCACGGCGTGACGCTCGGCGCGAACCAACCGCACGCCGGGAAGCGACATCCGACCGTCGAAGACGACGTCGTTCTCGGCGCGGGCGCGACGCTCGTCGGCGCCATCACCGTCGGGGAAGGCGCCTCTATCG contains:
- a CDS encoding DUF502 domain-containing protein, whose protein sequence is MSETEGGVSRVKRVRGSLRALFREALISGIAVIVPLVVTAVVVLFLFNAIYRYLNLLSDVVVETPAVTVIPGVLNVSRETMVELLAPALLFVFVLFVGLVVNSSRYGERAVGHFDYVMTQIPGVGSVYDSFRRMSDVMLDSDAQNFREVKLVEFPHEGAYTLGFVTTDTPDVLSTPVGHPDMKTLFLPLAPNPVMGGHLVHLPADRVIDVDMTVEEGIRTVVTSGVAVSDSGAGSDAGLSESQLRDIAGAAAADGRARSTPEGDYGHRRDPVDTDRTTAYDRQVDPEHTDTPNHLAAREGADAGAGAGEPHGPRDPPEARSRPPEERESTAGTPAEMAGRSADEAEGTDRTPAGVTADDARERASNDARDRSTDDARPPADRKRDGDGDEEPTA
- a CDS encoding archease; protein product: MSFELRDHTADVAVAASAPSLSDLFAAVADGLAAAGCEEIPDAGGERFPIEVRAEGVEALLFDYLDQLVYERDVRAVLPVDNEAEVRSEGEEWTLSGSARGVHLADVDAREVKAVTYSEMRVAETDDGWEAYVVFDV
- a CDS encoding RtcB family protein → MGYDINCLSGDSEVLLEFGRRRPIRELWRDFEEQRAVVAADEDARSRIRLFTEEGDKTVYEVRTNAGDEIEATADHPFSTPEGMRTLDSLEVGETVRTRPFVGLPDEDPPEFVVLDEDDFAGEDPQLVRGLKDRGLLPLKSTDDAFNRLLKLVGFHTGDGSFSGNQSWFYGSPEDLESIRADIEAVGYTASRIYERDREHEIDGNRFERTEYSTRGSAKGFKQLLVRLGAPDGRKTESAFTVPDYLDRLADWQKALYFSAFFGAEMSAPAAMAAKNLYCPSVSHNRVADLEEHGEAFVRGLMRHLNELGVRTNALEEVERTETTAGETVRFRFGVQNDSENLVRFFSRIGYRYNRQKAKRAALATAYLRRKERVIEERARIAEEARALADGGVAPKEIKARFDVNERFVERSLYGGREGRPRPPADFPDYEAFCSQRTVRDDLTVEAEIETIREKGRKTVYDIGVTHDAHNFVANGFVVSNCGVRMMKTNLTYAELEGKEEELVDSLFANVPSGLGGGGIVQGDVDAVEGVLDRGVDWALEHGHAVEDDLAHCEDEGRRPDADSDAVSQKAKDRGKNQLGSLGSGNHFLEVQRVTDVFREDVAGEFGLEEDQIVVLIHCGSRGLGHQVCSDYLRKIEKEHGDLLESLPDKELAAAPAGSRLAEEYYGAMCAAINFAWVNRQLIMHRTRRVFERVFGRDWEAMEMDLLYDVAHNIAKKEVHDVGGEERELYVHRKGATRAFPAGRPELPSAYRDVGQPVIIPGSMGAGSYVLRGGERSLEQTFGSTAHGAGRTMSRTQAKQEYWGETVRDELRDQQKIYVKAQSGATVAEEAPGVYKDVDEVVRVSDELGIGDKVARTFPVCNIKG
- a CDS encoding HAD family hydrolase, whose protein sequence is MSNETGPLGLSAEYDAVVWDLDGTLVHLAVNWDAVAAEAEETFRAAGVDAGGMDLWAMLDLADEHGMRDDVEAVVADHERDGARRSARLASADRVGAFDREGVCSLNCEDACRLALDAHDLTAGVDAVVGRDTVATRKPDPEPLLETLRRIDADPADAVFVGDSRRDEVTAERANVAFRYVDGGPSEV